The following are from one region of the Nostoc cf. commune SO-36 genome:
- a CDS encoding nSTAND1 domain-containing NTPase: MPGSSEWTIASFTPGEHPLGKLVDILARQQQNQPYVLFIDQFEEIFTLCEDEEERKAFIRSVVQEVKAAEKQTRIILTMRGDFLNKCAEYLEIITLINSDPPTAFIVTPMSFAELQEAIEKPANLHGVTFEHGLVSQIAQDIIGQPGALPLLQYALKELWRVCIEAESPQPLLTHIGYEEIGGVIGALDKRATILYQSFTTVDQKFVQSLFMELVQLSKSGGVTRRRVSWERLAAISDSPQQLQRVIGLLADSQQRLIITDEKTIEVAHEALISEWKLLNSWIAKDLENIRLHRSLEEDCQEWQEIFNKSDDALLTGAKLAVIAEWVEKTQPRFTPPEIEFLQKSLKRRNREIQSELEHERQLRELAESRQEEAEARAKAEAEKTTGSP, encoded by the coding sequence CTGCCTGGAAGCAGTGAATGGACGATCGCATCTTTTACCCCTGGAGAACACCCTCTAGGCAAATTAGTTGATATTCTGGCTCGACAACAACAAAATCAGCCTTATGTGCTATTTATCGATCAGTTTGAAGAAATATTCACTCTCTGTGAAGACGAAGAGGAAAGAAAAGCTTTTATCCGCTCAGTGGTACAGGAAGTTAAGGCGGCTGAAAAACAAACGCGGATAATTTTGACAATGCGAGGTGATTTTTTAAATAAATGTGCTGAATATCTAGAAATTATTACTCTTATTAATAGCGATCCTCCCACAGCATTCATCGTCACACCAATGTCTTTTGCTGAATTACAGGAAGCTATTGAAAAACCTGCGAATTTGCATGGCGTGACTTTTGAACATGGTTTAGTATCGCAAATTGCTCAAGACATTATTGGACAGCCGGGAGCATTACCACTCTTACAATACGCCCTTAAAGAACTATGGCGAGTTTGTATAGAAGCGGAATCTCCACAACCACTTTTAACTCACATAGGATATGAAGAAATTGGGGGAGTTATAGGAGCTTTAGACAAACGAGCTACAATTTTATATCAAAGTTTTACAACCGTAGATCAAAAGTTTGTCCAAAGCTTATTTATGGAGTTGGTGCAATTAAGTAAAAGTGGAGGAGTGACGCGGCGGCGTGTTAGCTGGGAGAGATTAGCAGCAATTTCAGATTCTCCACAACAGCTGCAACGGGTGATAGGATTATTAGCTGATTCCCAACAACGCTTAATTATCACTGATGAAAAGACAATAGAAGTCGCCCATGAAGCGCTGATATCTGAGTGGAAATTACTCAACAGTTGGATTGCTAAAGATTTGGAGAATATTCGTCTCCATCGCTCTTTAGAAGAAGATTGTCAAGAATGGCAGGAAATATTTAATAAATCCGATGATGCACTATTAACGGGTGCAAAGTTAGCTGTAATTGCGGAGTGGGTAGAGAAAACTCAACCAAGATTTACGCCACCAGAAATAGAGTTTTTGCAAAAGAGTTTAAAAAGGCGCAATCGAGAAATACAATCTGAACTAGAGCATGAACGCCAATTGCGAGAGCTAGCAGAATCTCGACAAGAAGAAGCAGAAGCTAGGGCCAAAGCTGAAGCAGAAAAAACAACAGGAAGCCCGTAA
- a CDS encoding DUF1818 family protein has product MERVIKSGSGWRIGWNPDAPEFKGLVGTDDWAIELTEAELNDFCRLLAQLADTMKQLATELMEEEKIACEAESDLLWMEVEGFPHAYSLRLILNTGRCVEGKWDASAVLDLLQATEMLKVF; this is encoded by the coding sequence ATGGAACGCGTTATCAAAAGCGGATCGGGTTGGCGTATTGGTTGGAACCCCGATGCACCTGAATTTAAAGGTTTAGTGGGTACAGATGATTGGGCAATAGAGTTAACCGAAGCCGAGTTGAATGATTTTTGCCGTCTATTAGCGCAGCTAGCAGACACCATGAAGCAACTTGCAACTGAATTGATGGAAGAAGAAAAAATTGCTTGTGAAGCCGAGAGCGATTTATTATGGATGGAGGTAGAAGGCTTTCCTCATGCTTATAGCCTACGCCTCATCTTGAATACAGGGCGATGTGTTGAAGGTAAATGGGATGCTTCTGCTGTTCTAGATTTACTGCAAGCGACTGAGATGCTTAAGGTTTTTTAA
- a CDS encoding DNA-directed RNA polymerase subunit omega — protein sequence MLKRSKFETTQSQIMHRAEDLISAASNRYRITVQVANRAKRRRYEDFESNEDAMMKPVLRAIIEMSDELTQPEIIGEL from the coding sequence ATGCTAAAGCGTTCTAAGTTCGAGACAACTCAGTCTCAGATTATGCACCGTGCTGAGGATCTGATTAGTGCAGCCTCAAATCGTTACCGCATTACGGTTCAGGTGGCAAATCGTGCTAAACGTCGGCGTTACGAAGACTTTGAAAGTAACGAAGATGCAATGATGAAGCCAGTACTAAGAGCAATTATCGAAATGTCCGATGAATTGACTCAGCCAGAAATTATCGGCGAACTATAA
- a CDS encoding ferritin-like domain-containing protein has translation MLQLQNFYKLKAQKEILTGSRTVLNAAIQLELATLPPYLCAWWSIKDLQAPAARLIRTVLIEEMLHMGLVANMLTTIGGKPQISTVLPTYPGPLPGGVRPQLTVYLAGLSKTYLDEVCKQIEYPESGPIAFFLGETFPTIGAFYDAILEAFKELQPKMTGANQLTGAVGPKHELYAINTLADVEKAINEIKVQGEGTSLSPDSDEFEGELAHYYKFDEISHGQRLIQVDGMWKYAGDVVPFPETYQMAKVPKGGWNNPPQEVQQLLDTFNNTFQLVLDNLEGAWNNGNQDLLNTAIGDMFQLKESAVKLMQTPLPDGSGNYGPDFLINS, from the coding sequence ATGCTTCAATTGCAGAACTTTTACAAACTGAAAGCGCAGAAAGAGATATTGACTGGCTCAAGAACAGTTTTAAATGCAGCTATACAACTGGAGTTAGCTACTTTACCACCATATCTTTGTGCTTGGTGGTCTATTAAAGATTTGCAAGCACCTGCTGCTAGATTGATTCGCACAGTTCTAATTGAAGAAATGCTACACATGGGATTAGTAGCTAATATGTTGACAACTATCGGCGGCAAACCACAAATCAGCACCGTTTTACCTACTTATCCAGGCCCCTTACCAGGAGGTGTACGACCTCAGTTGACTGTATATTTGGCAGGTCTGAGTAAGACTTATTTAGATGAAGTTTGCAAACAAATTGAATATCCTGAAAGTGGGCCAATTGCCTTCTTTTTAGGCGAAACTTTTCCCACCATTGGTGCTTTTTACGATGCAATCCTTGAAGCATTTAAAGAATTGCAACCTAAGATGACTGGTGCTAATCAGCTAACTGGGGCAGTTGGGCCAAAACATGAATTATACGCAATCAACACACTTGCTGATGTAGAGAAGGCAATTAATGAAATTAAGGTGCAAGGAGAAGGAACTTCCTTATCACCAGATTCAGACGAATTTGAGGGAGAACTAGCTCATTATTATAAATTTGATGAAATTTCTCATGGACAAAGATTGATTCAAGTTGATGGTATGTGGAAATATGCAGGTGATGTTGTTCCATTTCCTGAGACATATCAAATGGCGAAAGTTCCTAAAGGTGGTTGGAATAATCCACCTCAAGAAGTTCAACAGCTATTAGATACCTTTAACAACACTTTTCAATTAGTCTTAGATAATCTTGAAGGTGCTTGGAATAATGGCAATCAAGACCTCCTTAATACTGCAATTGGTGATATGTTTCAGTTGAAAGAATCTGCTGTTAAACTTATGCAAACCCCATTACCTGATGGTAGTGGTAATTATGGGCCAGATTTCCTCATAAATAGTTAG
- a CDS encoding glycoside hydrolase family 13 protein: protein MQIQTPDWVKHAVFYQIFPDRFARSKQPRKRLLREARWEDWDSMPTLQGYKGGDLWGIMEGLDYIQDLGINAIYFTPIFQSASNHRYHTHDYYQVDPMLGGNEAFKELLDAAHQRNIKVVLDGVFNHSSRGFFFFHDVLENGPHSPWVNWFKIEGWPLSAYNGEFPANYVGWAGNRALPEFNHDNPEVREYIMEIAEYWIKFGIDGWRLDVPFEIKTPGFWQEFRDRVKAINPEAYIVGEVWGDSREWLDGTQFDGVMNYLFAGPTIAFAAGDRVDLEQVQSRDYQPYPPLFAAEYATKIQEVLQLYPWEIQLTQLNLLASHDTARLMTIADGDIGSIELSTLLLLTFPGAPSIYYGDEVGLPGAIDPDSRRGFPLEANWNREIFNTHRQLIALRHTYPALRTGDYQVLHAQEQIYIFARTLGTEELIIAVNAGTSSATANADVVSLRTQPNKLLYGTAEVEWNGEGETQQLSLTVPARSGCILGAGD from the coding sequence ATGCAAATTCAAACACCAGACTGGGTAAAGCACGCGGTTTTCTACCAAATCTTCCCAGACCGCTTTGCTAGAAGCAAACAGCCGCGCAAACGGTTATTGCGGGAAGCCCGTTGGGAAGATTGGGACTCTATGCCAACACTCCAAGGCTATAAAGGTGGCGATTTATGGGGCATCATGGAGGGTTTAGACTACATCCAGGATTTGGGGATTAACGCGATTTATTTCACACCCATTTTTCAATCTGCCAGCAATCACCGCTATCATACCCACGATTATTATCAAGTTGACCCGATGTTAGGGGGCAACGAGGCTTTTAAGGAATTGCTAGATGCAGCCCACCAAAGGAATATCAAAGTAGTTCTGGATGGAGTGTTTAACCATTCCAGCCGGGGCTTTTTCTTTTTCCACGACGTTTTAGAAAATGGCCCCCATTCACCTTGGGTAAATTGGTTCAAAATTGAAGGCTGGCCCCTTTCAGCATACAATGGGGAATTCCCTGCTAATTATGTAGGTTGGGCAGGAAATCGTGCTTTACCAGAATTTAACCACGACAACCCAGAAGTACGAGAATACATTATGGAAATTGCCGAATATTGGATAAAATTCGGCATTGATGGTTGGCGATTAGATGTACCATTTGAAATAAAAACTCCTGGTTTTTGGCAGGAATTTCGCGATCGCGTCAAAGCCATCAATCCCGAAGCTTATATTGTCGGCGAAGTGTGGGGAGATTCCCGTGAGTGGTTGGATGGAACGCAATTTGACGGCGTGATGAATTATCTATTTGCTGGGCCGACAATTGCCTTTGCAGCTGGCGATCGCGTAGACTTAGAACAAGTCCAAAGCCGCGACTATCAACCCTACCCACCCTTATTTGCCGCCGAGTACGCTACCAAAATCCAAGAAGTACTGCAACTTTACCCTTGGGAAATTCAGCTAACTCAACTCAATTTGCTAGCAAGTCATGATACAGCTAGATTGATGACCATTGCAGACGGTGATATAGGTAGTATAGAATTGTCAACTCTATTGCTACTCACCTTTCCCGGTGCCCCCAGTATTTACTATGGTGATGAAGTTGGTTTACCAGGTGCAATAGATCCAGACTCACGGCGTGGCTTTCCCTTAGAAGCTAACTGGAATCGAGAAATTTTCAATACTCACCGTCAATTAATTGCCCTGCGCCACACATACCCAGCCTTGCGTACAGGTGATTACCAAGTTCTCCATGCTCAAGAACAAATTTATATCTTTGCGCGAACTCTAGGGACAGAAGAATTGATAATTGCCGTCAACGCTGGCACAAGTTCGGCAACAGCGAATGCAGATGTCGTCAGTTTGCGTACTCAACCCAACAAGCTTTTATATGGCACTGCTGAAGTTGAGTGGAATGGTGAAGGAGAAACTCAGCAGTTGTCGTTAACTGTCCCCGCACGCAGTGGGTGCATTCTGGGGGCTGGGGATTAG
- a CDS encoding retropepsin-like aspartic protease family protein, with amino-acid sequence MLQFFLSRVTLIFVSSALAVLSVACSEDKRNTATGGNEQPTPIGVASIQPAVEPVTPAATPEVQPLDSSESEPSLFEMGRDKAVGAWSISQSAQSPDDWNLVASQYQHAIALMGKVRRQSPEFAIAQTKITEYRRQVKYAQQQANPRPVPVREPQKIVVVVPQMATKPKYISPPQETKPLSPEPGLPSSAVVIPDQEVFTAPIKRRIGGTPIVEVTFNGRQQFEMIVDTGASGTVITQQMANALGVVTVGKAKANTASARAVEFPVGYVNSMAVGGVIVNKTPVAIAGAELETGLLGHDFFGNYDVTIKRNVVEFRPQLRSQINSPETQLTAPTSSKLPHFVGYP; translated from the coding sequence ATGCTTCAGTTTTTTTTATCCCGTGTAACCCTAATTTTTGTATCAAGCGCTCTAGCGGTTTTGTCTGTTGCCTGTAGTGAAGACAAACGGAACACTGCAACTGGTGGCAATGAGCAACCCACGCCAATTGGGGTGGCATCAATTCAGCCTGCTGTTGAACCAGTCACACCAGCAGCTACCCCAGAAGTACAACCGCTAGATTCGTCTGAAAGTGAACCAAGTCTTTTTGAGATGGGGCGAGACAAAGCTGTTGGCGCTTGGAGTATCAGCCAATCGGCTCAATCTCCAGATGACTGGAATTTGGTGGCGAGTCAGTACCAACATGCGATCGCGTTGATGGGAAAAGTGCGACGACAAAGCCCAGAATTTGCGATCGCTCAAACTAAAATAACTGAATATCGCCGCCAAGTTAAATATGCCCAACAGCAAGCTAATCCTCGCCCTGTGCCAGTTAGGGAACCTCAAAAAATAGTCGTTGTTGTTCCCCAGATGGCAACCAAACCAAAATATATCTCACCTCCACAAGAAACAAAACCGTTGTCACCAGAGCCAGGTTTGCCTTCATCAGCAGTGGTAATTCCAGATCAGGAAGTATTTACAGCCCCGATTAAAAGGCGAATTGGTGGCACGCCAATTGTGGAAGTCACCTTCAATGGCCGACAACAATTTGAGATGATCGTGGATACGGGAGCAAGTGGGACTGTGATTACCCAACAGATGGCTAATGCTTTAGGAGTCGTGACAGTGGGAAAAGCTAAAGCAAACACCGCGAGTGCCAGAGCTGTAGAATTTCCGGTGGGCTATGTTAATTCGATGGCAGTTGGCGGGGTAATTGTAAATAAAACACCAGTTGCGATCGCAGGTGCGGAACTAGAAACTGGCCTTCTAGGACATGACTTTTTTGGCAATTACGATGTCACCATCAAACGTAATGTCGTAGAATTTCGTCCGCAGTTGCGATCGCAAATTAATTCCCCAGAAACTCAACTAACTGCTCCAACTTCGTCCAAGCTGCCCCACTTTGTAGGATATCCTTAG
- a CDS encoding STAS domain-containing protein produces MIAEPLNLTVSLRGTREVRDNCQLFRLTGLLDAFSEPTFRKTLGSKIDEGPKHIILDLSQIDFIDSSGLGALVQLAKQAQTADGTLQIVTNARVTQTVKLVRLEKFLSLQKSVEDALENVK; encoded by the coding sequence ATTATTGCTGAGCCACTAAATCTAACCGTTAGCCTGAGGGGCACTCGTGAAGTCCGGGATAACTGTCAGCTATTCCGCCTCACAGGTTTGTTAGATGCTTTTTCTGAGCCGACATTTCGCAAGACACTTGGCAGCAAGATTGATGAGGGCCCTAAGCACATTATTTTGGATCTCTCACAAATCGACTTTATTGATAGCTCTGGCTTAGGCGCTCTGGTGCAGCTAGCCAAGCAGGCTCAAACTGCTGATGGCACTTTGCAAATTGTCACAAATGCCCGTGTAACTCAAACGGTCAAGCTTGTTCGCCTAGAGAAGTTTCTCTCCCTGCAAAAATCAGTTGAAGACGCTCTAGAAAACGTCAAGTAG
- the trpD gene encoding anthranilate phosphoribosyltransferase: protein MTTFPIPAQESSVSWYILLQQLIDGQSLSRTQSAELMQGWLSEAVPPELSGAILTALNFKGISADELTGMAEVLQSQSKMGAGEKSTQSPISLIDTCGTGGDGSSTFNISTAVAFVAAASGVSVAKHGNRSASSLTGSADVLEALGVNLSASSEKVQAAIQEVGITFLFAPGWHPALKAVAQLRRTLKVRTVFNLLGPLVNPLRPTGQVVGLFTPKLLATVAQALQNLGKEKAIVLHGREKLDEAGLGDLTDLAVLSEGEVQLTTINPLDLDLTPAPIGMLRGGDVQENAVILKAVLQGKGTQAQQDAVALNASLALQVAGTIAFLDHAQGIKIAKDILQSGAAWTKLEQLVEFLGN, encoded by the coding sequence ATGACAACTTTCCCAATCCCTGCTCAAGAATCTTCTGTTAGCTGGTATATCTTGCTGCAACAATTGATAGATGGACAATCATTATCCCGTACTCAATCTGCTGAATTGATGCAAGGATGGCTCAGTGAAGCCGTTCCTCCAGAGTTATCAGGGGCTATTTTAACAGCGCTGAACTTTAAAGGCATTTCTGCCGACGAGTTGACCGGTATGGCCGAAGTATTACAGTCTCAATCAAAAATGGGGGCTGGAGAAAAATCGACTCAATCACCAATCTCCCTAATTGATACCTGTGGCACTGGTGGAGATGGATCATCAACTTTTAATATTTCTACGGCGGTTGCTTTTGTTGCTGCTGCATCTGGTGTATCGGTGGCCAAACATGGCAATCGTTCTGCGTCAAGTCTCACAGGAAGTGCAGATGTTTTGGAAGCCTTGGGAGTCAACTTAAGTGCTTCTAGCGAAAAAGTGCAAGCAGCAATACAAGAAGTTGGCATCACCTTCTTGTTTGCCCCTGGTTGGCATCCAGCACTCAAGGCAGTTGCCCAATTACGGCGAACTTTGAAGGTACGAACAGTGTTTAATCTGCTGGGGCCGTTGGTAAACCCCTTGCGTCCAACTGGGCAAGTGGTGGGCTTATTTACTCCCAAGCTTTTGGCAACTGTTGCCCAAGCTTTACAAAATTTGGGCAAAGAAAAGGCAATTGTGCTACACGGGCGAGAAAAACTTGATGAGGCTGGGTTAGGAGATTTAACTGATTTGGCAGTGTTATCAGAAGGAGAAGTGCAGTTAACTACCATTAATCCCCTAGATTTGGATTTAACGCCTGCTCCCATAGGTATGCTGCGGGGTGGGGATGTGCAAGAGAATGCGGTGATTCTCAAGGCTGTACTCCAAGGTAAGGGAACTCAGGCGCAACAGGATGCAGTCGCTTTGAATGCGTCATTGGCGCTACAAGTAGCGGGTACGATCGCTTTCCTCGATCACGCCCAAGGGATTAAAATCGCTAAGGATATCCTACAAAGTGGGGCAGCTTGGACGAAGTTGGAGCAGTTAGTTGAGTTTCTGGGGAATTAA
- the carA gene encoding glutamine-hydrolyzing carbamoyl-phosphate synthase small subunit translates to MPLTDSIPALLVLADGTTYRGWSFGATGTAIGEVVFNTGMTGYQEVLTDPSYSGQIVIFTYPELGNTGVNPEDEESDGPQVQGAIARNICQRPSNWRSTQSLPDYLKQNQIPGIYGIDTRALTRKIRMFGAMNGGISTTILDEAELLERVQAAPNMAGLNLVREVTTAKAYEWSDPTIAAWEFNSEAAENLGEPFTVVALDFGVKRNILRRLVSYGCRVIVVPSDTPPEEILKYNPDGVFLSNGPGDPAAVTEGIATAKALLLSQKPIFGICMGHQILGHALGAKTYKLKFGHRGLNQPAGLQQRVEITSQNHSFAIDPDSLPTADVEISHLNLNDRTIAGVRHKSLPVFSVQYHPEASPGPHDADYLFEQFVQSMRTARQAVAEVR, encoded by the coding sequence ATGCCTCTGACTGACTCAATACCAGCTTTACTTGTCCTAGCAGATGGAACCACTTATCGCGGTTGGTCTTTCGGTGCTACGGGAACAGCGATCGGAGAAGTGGTCTTCAACACTGGCATGACCGGCTATCAAGAAGTCCTGACTGACCCTAGTTACTCTGGTCAAATAGTCATTTTTACTTATCCTGAATTGGGAAATACCGGCGTAAATCCTGAAGATGAAGAATCAGATGGCCCCCAAGTGCAGGGTGCGATCGCACGGAATATTTGTCAACGTCCAAGTAACTGGCGATCGACACAATCTTTACCTGACTACCTCAAACAAAACCAAATACCAGGGATATACGGCATCGATACCCGCGCCCTAACCCGCAAAATTCGGATGTTCGGAGCGATGAACGGTGGCATTTCTACAACCATTCTCGATGAAGCGGAATTGTTAGAGCGGGTACAAGCAGCTCCCAACATGGCAGGATTGAATCTGGTTCGTGAAGTTACCACCGCAAAGGCTTACGAATGGTCAGATCCCACAATTGCAGCTTGGGAATTCAACTCTGAGGCTGCGGAAAATCTTGGAGAACCCTTTACCGTTGTTGCCCTTGACTTTGGCGTTAAACGTAATATTTTACGTCGCTTAGTAAGTTATGGTTGCCGGGTAATTGTTGTACCCTCTGATACGCCACCAGAGGAAATTCTCAAATACAATCCAGATGGTGTATTTCTTTCTAACGGGCCTGGCGACCCTGCTGCCGTCACCGAAGGGATTGCAACTGCCAAAGCACTCCTGTTAAGTCAAAAACCCATCTTTGGTATTTGTATGGGACACCAAATTTTAGGTCATGCACTGGGGGCAAAAACCTATAAACTCAAATTTGGTCATCGTGGTTTGAATCAGCCAGCAGGCCTACAACAACGGGTAGAAATTACCAGCCAAAACCATAGTTTTGCTATTGACCCAGATTCATTACCTACGGCAGATGTGGAAATCAGTCACCTGAATTTAAATGATCGCACCATTGCCGGAGTACGTCATAAATCTCTACCTGTATTCTCCGTACAGTATCACCCAGAAGCCAGCCCTGGCCCCCACGATGCTGATTACTTGTTTGAGCAATTTGTTCAATCCATGCGAACAGCACGTCAAGCCGTGGCAGAGGTGAGGTAA
- a CDS encoding fasciclin domain-containing protein, giving the protein MADLVETAIAAGNFNTLIKAVKAVNLIETLKNPGSFTLFAPTDEAFDNLPEGTLDSLLQDIPKLQKIVAYHVASGDVRSDDLAQINEAQTLEGSIVAIESADGKFKVNDANIVKTDILTDNGVIHIIDAVLMPAMVAGR; this is encoded by the coding sequence ATGGCTGACCTTGTGGAAACTGCGATCGCAGCAGGTAATTTCAATACCCTAATAAAGGCTGTTAAAGCTGTCAATCTCATAGAAACTTTGAAAAATCCTGGTTCTTTCACGCTCTTTGCACCGACTGACGAAGCTTTTGATAATCTGCCAGAGGGAACTTTAGATTCGCTATTACAAGATATCCCCAAGCTCCAGAAAATTGTGGCGTATCATGTTGCTAGTGGGGATGTTCGGTCTGATGATTTGGCACAGATTAATGAGGCACAGACGCTTGAAGGGTCAATTGTAGCCATTGAATCTGCCGACGGTAAGTTTAAGGTGAATGACGCCAATATCGTCAAAACAGATATTCTGACAGACAATGGCGTGATCCATATTATTGATGCGGTGTTGATGCCTGCAATGGTGGCGGGAAGGTAA
- a CDS encoding CU044_2847 family protein produces the protein MSEVQQLFFEADGEIEQIEINLTATETSSEIEEDDDGIEYKDVRTDAIARMQQARQMIRSYTIYALSAFKDFNTAEIEEVKLTFGIKLGGKAGIPYITEGSAESNLQIEVKCKFAEKPKPDSQ, from the coding sequence ATGTCAGAAGTACAGCAACTATTTTTTGAAGCAGATGGAGAGATTGAGCAGATTGAGATCAACCTCACAGCCACCGAAACAAGTTCGGAAATTGAGGAGGATGACGATGGCATAGAATACAAGGATGTGCGAACAGATGCGATCGCTCGGATGCAACAAGCTCGGCAAATGATTCGCTCTTATACTATCTATGCTCTTAGTGCTTTTAAAGACTTCAATACTGCTGAGATTGAGGAGGTAAAACTTACATTTGGCATTAAGTTGGGTGGCAAAGCAGGCATTCCTTACATTACCGAAGGTTCAGCCGAAAGTAATCTGCAAATTGAGGTGAAGTGTAAGTTTGCAGAAAAACCAAAACCTGACTCACAATAA
- a CDS encoding caspase family protein, producing MARYALVIGIAEYVSLSLPRLSKTTNDAEAIAQLLEQYGDFQSVQRLPQRWNKDKNGYEMAASKVTGAEIGQKIKTFLLEQAANNEALIYFSGHGFTISDNLGQQKGYLASSDCQIEFKDNENVEQKYGIDLDSLNDLIRYSQLSSLVMLLDCCHSGYFLEKQLIERTLNAFSKQKDYYLITACRRFERAAVIKSEEYSIFTGAVIKGLAVENAGSSRRISSDRLFDFVSNELKGSVQEPIRMGLGSLITLITYPQLDIPKEEVAFNRRNPYRGLYAFEFEQAQYFGGRQQAVRTLILRLLDSRFLAVIGYSGSGKSSLVKAGLLPQLKDNRCLEAVNGRSHLLPLENTL from the coding sequence ATGGCACGATACGCGCTTGTTATTGGCATCGCTGAGTATGTCAGCCTATCATTACCGCGTTTGTCGAAGACTACAAATGATGCTGAAGCGATCGCGCAACTCCTAGAGCAGTATGGTGATTTCCAGTCTGTGCAAAGACTACCACAGCGCTGGAACAAAGATAAAAACGGCTATGAAATGGCAGCGTCAAAAGTTACTGGCGCTGAAATCGGTCAAAAAATCAAAACATTCCTGCTAGAGCAAGCTGCTAATAATGAAGCGCTGATTTATTTTAGCGGGCATGGGTTTACTATTTCCGACAACTTAGGACAACAAAAAGGATATTTGGCAAGTTCCGATTGTCAGATTGAATTTAAGGATAACGAAAATGTTGAACAAAAATATGGCATTGACTTGGATAGCCTTAACGACTTAATTCGATATTCGCAATTGAGTAGTTTAGTGATGCTACTCGATTGTTGTCATAGCGGCTATTTTTTAGAAAAACAATTAATAGAAAGAACTCTTAACGCTTTCAGTAAACAAAAGGATTATTACTTAATTACAGCTTGTCGCCGCTTTGAACGCGCAGCAGTTATTAAGAGTGAAGAATATAGTATTTTCACAGGTGCTGTTATCAAGGGATTAGCAGTTGAAAATGCAGGGAGTAGTAGGCGAATTAGTAGCGATCGCTTATTCGATTTTGTCAGCAACGAATTGAAAGGTTCAGTACAAGAACCAATTCGTATGGGCTTAGGAAGTTTGATTACTTTGATAACTTATCCTCAATTAGATATTCCGAAAGAAGAAGTTGCTTTTAATCGGAGAAATCCTTATCGAGGACTTTATGCTTTTGAATTCGAGCAAGCACAATATTTTGGTGGACGACAACAAGCAGTTCGCACACTGATTTTACGTTTGCTGGATAGTCGTTTTTTGGCTGTAATTGGCTACTCAGGTAGTGGCAAATCTTCGTTGGTAAAAGCAGGTTTGTTACCGCAACTGAAAGACAATCGCTGCCTGGAAGCAGTGAATGGACGATCGCATCTTTTACCCCTGGAGAACACCCTCTAG